In Pseudomonas sp. GCEP-101, one DNA window encodes the following:
- a CDS encoding SpoIIE family protein phosphatase — protein MAELLTVLIADDNAADRLLLSTIVSRQGHRVLTAANGLEALALFAQERPQLVLMDALMPVMDGFEAARRIRRQAGEELVPIIFLTSLSEPEALVQSLEAGGDDFLSKPYNRVILEAKIRAMGRLHHLQRMVLEQRDLIARHNEHLLNEQRVAKAVFDKVAHSGCLNAANIRYLQSPFALFNGDLLLAAFKPSGGMHVLLGDFTGHGLPAAIGAMPLAEVFYGMTAKGYPMADILREMNAKLKRILPVGVFCCAAVLNLSFQRGLVEVWNGGLPNGYLHRHASGELQPLVSRHLPLGILEAAAFSDQCEVYAMEEGDRVFLFSDGVLEARNASGEAFGEERLHQVFAEGLAPSRLFDGIQAAVARFRGEAQDDVSMLEVALVPEDSLQRPPLAFADNGLSSPLDWSASFEFRAPTLRHFNPLPFLLQLLMEVHDLRPRGGALYSVLAELYSNALEHGVMGLDSALKCDAAGFARYYQERSQRLEALRDGFVRFHLDLAPHGDGGRLLVRVEDSGDGFDVGAVLASQQAAGSLCGRGLALVRQLADRCQWSSDGKAVSVEFFWSAQA, from the coding sequence GTGGCCGAACTCCTCACCGTCCTGATCGCCGACGACAACGCGGCCGATCGCCTGTTGCTGTCCACCATCGTCAGCCGCCAGGGGCACCGCGTGCTCACTGCCGCCAACGGCCTGGAGGCGCTGGCGCTGTTCGCCCAGGAGCGCCCGCAGCTGGTGCTGATGGATGCGCTGATGCCGGTGATGGACGGTTTCGAGGCGGCGCGACGGATTCGCCGGCAAGCCGGCGAGGAACTGGTGCCGATCATCTTCCTCACCTCGCTGAGCGAACCCGAGGCGCTGGTGCAGAGCCTGGAGGCGGGCGGCGACGACTTTCTCTCCAAGCCCTACAACCGCGTCATCCTCGAAGCCAAGATCCGCGCCATGGGCCGTCTGCATCACCTGCAGCGGATGGTGCTGGAGCAGCGCGACCTGATCGCCCGGCACAACGAGCACCTGCTCAACGAGCAGCGGGTGGCCAAGGCCGTGTTCGACAAGGTGGCGCACTCGGGCTGCCTGAATGCGGCGAACATCCGCTACCTGCAATCGCCCTTCGCGCTGTTCAATGGCGACCTGCTGCTGGCGGCCTTCAAGCCCTCCGGCGGCATGCACGTGCTGCTCGGCGATTTCACCGGCCACGGTTTGCCGGCGGCCATCGGCGCCATGCCGCTGGCCGAGGTGTTCTACGGCATGACCGCCAAGGGCTACCCCATGGCGGACATCCTTCGCGAGATGAACGCCAAGCTCAAGCGCATCCTCCCGGTGGGCGTGTTCTGCTGCGCCGCGGTGCTCAACCTGAGCTTCCAGCGCGGCCTGGTGGAGGTGTGGAACGGCGGCCTGCCCAACGGTTACCTGCACCGCCACGCCAGCGGCGAACTGCAGCCGCTGGTGTCGCGCCACCTGCCGCTGGGGATTCTGGAGGCCGCCGCCTTCAGCGACCAGTGCGAGGTCTACGCAATGGAGGAGGGCGACCGTGTGTTCCTCTTCTCCGACGGTGTGCTGGAGGCGCGCAATGCCAGCGGCGAGGCGTTCGGCGAGGAGCGCCTGCACCAGGTGTTCGCCGAGGGCCTGGCGCCGTCGCGCCTGTTCGATGGCATCCAGGCGGCGGTGGCGCGTTTCCGTGGCGAGGCCCAGGACGACGTCAGCATGCTGGAGGTCGCGCTGGTCCCGGAGGATTCTTTGCAGCGACCGCCGCTGGCGTTCGCCGACAATGGGTTGAGCAGCCCGCTGGACTGGTCCGCCAGCTTCGAATTCCGCGCGCCGACCCTGCGCCACTTCAACCCTCTGCCCTTCCTCCTGCAATTGCTGATGGAGGTGCACGACCTGCGTCCCCGCGGCGGCGCCCTCTACAGCGTGCTCGCCGAGTTGTACTCCAACGCCCTGGAGCACGGCGTGATGGGCCTGGACTCCGCGCTCAAGTGCGACGCCGCCGGCTTCGCCCGCTACTACCAGGAACGCAGCCAGCGCCTGGAGGCGCTGCGTGACGGCTTCGTCCGCTTCCACCTGGACCTTGCGCCCCACGGCGACGGCGGGCGGCTGCTGGTGCGGGTGGAGGACAGCGGCGACGGATTCGACGTGGGCGCGGTGCTGGCCTCCCAGCAGGCCGCCGGCAGTCTCTGCGGGCGCGGTCTGGCGCTGGTCCGGCAACTGGCGGACCGCTGCCAGTGGTCGAGCGACGGCAAGGCGGTCTCCGTGGAGTTCTTCTGGTCGGCTCAGGCATAA
- a CDS encoding STAS domain-containing protein, giving the protein MAITSVPSADGQELTIVVQGRFDFGAHQEFRNAYERVETTPKRYVVDLKGATYLDSSALGMLLLLRDHAGGEHAQISLAHCNPDVRKVLAISNFEQLFTIS; this is encoded by the coding sequence ATGGCCATCACTTCCGTTCCCTCCGCTGACGGGCAGGAGCTCACCATCGTGGTCCAGGGGCGTTTCGATTTCGGCGCACACCAGGAATTCCGCAATGCCTACGAACGCGTCGAGACCACGCCCAAGCGCTACGTGGTGGACCTCAAGGGGGCGACCTACCTCGACAGCTCGGCGCTGGGCATGCTCCTGCTGCTGCGCGACCACGCCGGCGGCGAGCACGCGCAGATCAGCCTGGCGCACTGCAATCCGGACGTGCGCAAGGTGCTGGCCATCTCCAACTTCGAGCAGCTGTTCACCATCAGCTGA
- a CDS encoding Hpt domain-containing protein yields MSEPHLDGAVLSNLLSIMEDEYPLLVETFLSDSEERLRSIREAFAAADAPALRHAAHSFKGSCGNMGAAVLSSLCKRLEEAARQNDLAGAQSLIGKVEHEFSIVRTLLVAGRS; encoded by the coding sequence ATGTCCGAGCCGCATCTCGATGGCGCCGTGCTGAGCAATTTGCTGTCGATCATGGAAGACGAGTACCCGCTCCTGGTGGAGACCTTCCTCAGCGATTCGGAAGAGCGCCTGCGCAGCATCCGCGAGGCCTTTGCCGCGGCCGACGCACCGGCCCTGCGCCACGCCGCGCACAGCTTCAAGGGCAGCTGCGGCAACATGGGCGCCGCGGTGCTCAGCAGCCTGTGCAAGCGCCTGGAAGAGGCCGCACGGCAGAATGACCTGGCCGGGGCGCAGAGCCTGATCGGCAAGGTCGAGCACGAGTTCTCCATCGTTCGCACCCTGCTGGTGGCCGGTCGTTCCTGA